Below is a genomic region from Nitrosopumilus sp. b3.
AAATAATTGGATTTTCAATTCTTGCACCATATCCTGGTACGGCATATTGGAAGCCTGAATATGATAAACTAGATTGGTCACAAATTGATGAATTTTCTAACACCACATGGAGTTCAAGTAATCTTACTAATGAAGAATTACGCACCGAACAAGCACGATTAATTGAAAAATACTCTGATAAACTTGCACCAATAATTAGAAAAAAGCAAAAATTAGGAATGGGTGGTTCTCAAACACTAGACTCCATAATGGGTGCAATGTGATTATTATCTAATTTGAAGGATTAAAAAATGATTGATCGTTTTGGCCAAGAAGAAATTGCCTCTGTAATTCAATCCATAAAAAATGCATCTCTTTTATCAGGATATACAAATAAGTTCTTAGGAGGAGAAACACTACAAAAATTTGAAAAAGACTTTGCGCGATTCCATAACTGCAAATATGGAATTTCAGTAAATTCTGGAACTAGTGCATTATTTGTATCACAACTTGCAGCAGGAGTAAAAAATAACACCAAAGTTGCTGTCCCATCAATTACGTTTACTTCTACCATATCTCAAGTTGTTGCTTGTGGTGGAATACCTGTTTTTACAGATATAGATTCTGAATCCTATTGTATGGATTTTGATTTTAAAAAGAAAGTAAAGTTTGCAATTCCAGTACATTTGCTAGGACATCCGTGTAAATTTGAAATGATAAAAAAAATGAAAGAAACTGGAATTTTTGTAATTGAAGATTGTGCACAAGCAATGGGTGCAAAATACAAAAATAAATCAGTTGGAAGTATGGGGGATTGTGGGATTTTTAGTTTTCAAGAAACAAAACATATCACTACACTGGGTGAAGGTGGAATTATTGTGACAAATAATGAAGAATTTGCAGAAAAATGTAGGCGTATTAGAAATCACGGTGAATATTATAAAGATGATGATGATATAGGATTTAATTTTCGATTGACTGATACTCAAACAGCATTTGGTCTTGTTCAGCTAAAACGGTTACCATCTATCTTGAAAAGTTTCCGCAAAAATGCTAATTATATAATAAAAAATCTTCCTGAAGTTATCATTCCCCCTATGATTCCCAAGAACATAGATCATTCATTTTTGATTTTAGGTTGTAAATATGATAAAAAAAAATCTATAGTTTCAAGGGAAAAATTTCTAGAAAAACTAACAAAAAACAGAAAAAAATTCCTAAAAAATGAACAAGTATCTGATATCAAAGGCTTGAATTTTAGACCTGGAAAAATAATTAGCTCTGGCTACAAAACAACTCAATATGATGTCCCTCTTTATAGAAAATATCGACCAAAGAAAAAATTACAAAATGCTGAAGATTTTATCCAAAACAGCTTTTTCTTAGATATTCATAGATGGAGAACAAAGAGTGAAATTGATGAAGAATTAAAAATTTTACATAGAACCAGCAAACAACTTAGTAGTTAATTTATTAAAATGATGTTATTTTCATAATGTGATATGTCTATTTTAACTAAAAGATCCATTCTTGTAACGGGGGGAACTGGTTCAATTGGTACTGCACTAGTCAAAAAAGCAATTCATGATAAAGCAAAACTAATTCGAGTTTTTAGTAACGATGAAAATGGTTTATATGAAATGGAATCTGAATATGGAACTCAAAACATTGAATATGTTATAGGTGATATCCAAAACGAAGAAAGAGTATCGGAACTTGTAAAAGGGATTGATATTGTTTTTCATGCGGCTGCTCTAAAACATGTAGACAGATGTGAATTAAATCCACTAGAAACAATCAACGTCAATATTATAGGAACAAAAAATATTGCAAAGGCTGCACAAAAAGAAAATGTAAAGAGGATGATTTTAATCAGTACTGATAAAGCTGTTAATCCAATTGGTGTTATGGGTGCAACAAAGTTATTAGGTGAAAAATTAATCTCTGCTGAAGCATCCCGTAAATCAAAAACTATATTTGCATCAGTAAGATTTGGAAATGTCTTTCAAACTAGAGGTTCAATTTTACCTAGAATTGAACAACAAATCAAAAATGGCGGTCCAATCACTCTTACTGACAAAAATATGAAGCGATTTTTCATGACAAAAGATGAAGCAGTAAAATTAATCATTCATGCTACTAATCTTGCAAAAGGTGGAGAAACTTTTATTCTTAAAATGCCATTATTACGTTTGGAAGATCTTTTTGAAGTCATGAAAGAAATTTTAGCACCAAAATATGGTTATGATCCAAAAAAAATAAAAACCAAACTTACAGGAACAAGGCCTGGAGAAAAACTAACAGAATATTTATTGACAAATTTTGAAATGAGCCAAGCCTTAGAAACTAAAGAATTTTTCATTTTACCATCATCCTTTAATTATTCCACAAAAATAACTTACCCAAATTCCAAAAAACCAAAAAATCTTTTAAATTATTTTGAAAATATAAAACCTCTTACAAAAAAAGAAATTAAATCAATACTCAACCAAATTTATTAATTTACATCATGAATTATTTTTTAAAAATTTATCATAATTTATTTTGAAAATTTTTGTAGAATATTGAGAATTAGAAGAATCAAACTCTTTTTCAAGATAGGGATATTTTTCATCATTTATAAAAACATCATATAATCTGGACTCTTTATCATTTTCAACTATAATATGGGTAAGATTATTTTTATTTGAAGCAATAAAATCATCAATTTCTTGATGATTTGGCATGGTTATAACTGAAATTTGTTGGGGAACACTAAATCTAATTGATTTTTTATCCACTCTGTCTAAATCATAAAATTTTTTGAATTCATTAAATTCTTTAGGATAATTTAGAGGCTCCAAATATTGACTATTGTTATAATCATTAATTGTTTTTGGTGATTCTGAGATTTTTTGTGCAATTATCAAGTATTCATCATTTTGATTATTGTCAATTTTTAATGCTGAATATACACATGATGAAATTACAACAAAGATAATTATCACAGTAAAAGCAATTTTTTTATTAAATCTTTTACCTATTTTTTCTATTGTTAGCATTGACAAAATTACAAAAATGGGATATAAGAAGAAAAAATATCTTCCATCTTGAATAGAAATTGCATATGCATAAAATGCAGGCATTGACATCAAAACTAAACCTGCAAAAATTGTCTTTATTTTATAATTCCAATTCTTAAACATCAAAATAAATCCTAATGGTAAGAAGGGCAGAAAAATCGGAATTAAATTCCAACCAAGATATTTTGGAAAATTCACCAATCCATTAACAATAAAGTTTATTCCTGTAATATCTGTGGATTTTTTAGGATCTACAATATGCGTTTCTATGCTGTTAATAGCTCGTCCAAATGCCATGTCGCTATCATATATTTCAAATTGAATTAAAGCCATAGGTAAAAAAATCACAGAAAAAATTAATCCTGATATTGTGATATCTGTTATTTTTCTCTTGATATTATCACTTCTAAAAATAATCATGATCAAAAATACCATTAAAACAAAAATACCCTCAGATCTTACAATCGTACCGAACCCAATAATCAAAAATGAGATATATGTGATTTTTTTATTTTCATTAAAATATAAAAGAAAACTAATTACAATCAAAAAAATGTATAATGAATCACTAATACCAAATAAGGAATTTTGAATTAAATGAGGTTCAAATCCTATAATTAATGCACCAATTAAACAATGGGATTTGTTAAAAAATTTTTTACATAGAAAATATGTTGGTAAAACCGTCAATGAGGAAATAGAAATTGATAAAATCTTTTGTAAATTCATATAATCTATAACATTTTGCAATTCGAAACTCGAAAAGAATGCAGAAAGAAAAATTCCCCATCCTGGATTAGCTAATGAATAATTCACGGGTAATTGATTATTGATTTTAATATCTAAAGCATAAAAAAAATAATTCAATGCATCATTAGTAAGTGGTATTTCAAAATTCATAAAGTAAATTCTTATGATAAAAGAACTTAGGACAATAGCGGTTAATATCACTAATATTTTTTTTCTTGAAATTGTTTCTTCAAATTGTGTATTCTGAGTCTTAACATTTTTTGTCATTATTTTTACCTCATTTTTCAATAAACATGATCAGACTCTTCATTTGATGCTTACCACGAACATCTTGTTTGATAAAATATAAAATATCGCTTGCATGGTTTCTGCTAATACTAATGAAATAGCAATTCCAATGGCCCCTAGGGATTCCCCAAGTAAAATTATAGTTGGAATTTGAATTCCAAGAAATATTACTGATGCAATAATTACAAATTTACTTTTTTCCATTCCTAGAAATTTTGATATGAACATTAAACTTATGGTTCTTGGAATGATCGCTATTATCATAATTTGAATTATTCCAATAGTTTCGATATATTGTGGAAACAACCAATTTATCAGATTTGGTCCTATGAATATTCCAGTTATTGCAATAAATATGGAAAAAACTATGATAATTTTTTTAATTTTGTCATTATTTTGTCCACTAGAATCTCTAGGTAACGTATATTGCATTATAATATTTGGCAATAATGTTGCAATAACTAAAAATTGCATTCCTAAATGATAATTTCCTAGTAAACTTAAACCAAACAATGGTCCAATAATCAATTTATCAGTATGTCCACTAAGTGCTTTTACCAGATCAGTCCCATAACTGTTCAACATAAATCCTAGTCTTGGTTTTATTACTGAAAACTGAATTCCTTTCAGTTTGATTTCCTTGTATATTACAGGAATAAAAATTAGAAAAGATAATGCATAACCTAGAATAACTCCCGTATTTTGATAAAATTGAAACAATGAAAGAATCAATGCCACCATGAGGATTTTTTGTGAAATCAAAAAAATTGCATATTTTTTAAATTGTTTTAAACCCATTAATGTGGCTGTACCTAAATTGAATACAACATACAATAAAACATATGCTGATAATGCTGGATTATTTAATCCAAAGAAAATTGCAATTGCAGCAACAGAGCTTCCAATTATTGTAGCAATAAAAGTTGCAGGGATAATATTGATATTTTTTGCAGTGTATACAATAGTAGTATATCCTGAACCTATGGATGCAACTGTTGAAGCAATTCCTGCAATTGCAAGTAAATAGCTTAGTTCACCATAACCTTCTGTTCCAATTAAAGCTGCTAAATAGAACCAAAATAAGCCTGAAATTCCACTACTTACAATGTTTGCAATTCCTATCGAAGTTAAATCTTTTAATCCACCAAAATTTTTAATTTTACTAAAAAATCTACTCATAATGTTTTTCCTTAATCATAATTATTATTTTTTAAATTTAATGTCAAATTATATAACTTGAAAATTTCTTCACACATAACTTTGTTATTGAAACTTTTTTCCACCATTTTATATCCTTCAACACCTAATTTTTGACATTTTTCAGGATTTAGCAATAACTGTTTCATCTTTTCTTTCAAATCTACAAAATTTTCATTTTCAAAAAGCAACCCATTTTCGTTATCTTTTATAACATAGGGAATTCCGTGAATTCTTGAGCCGATGGTTGTTTTTTTACAAGCAAATCCTTCTAAAGGTGTTAATGGAGACATTTCCCATCGTGATGGTAATACCAAAAATTCACATGCATGATAAGCTGAAATTACTTCTTCTCTATCTGGTTTTATAACTGTCAAAACTCTTTCATTTAATTTTTTTTCTTTAATTTTCTTAAACATTTTTTTTGAATAACCAAAATCTGTTCCCATAATTACTAATTTTACATTATCAAATTCTTTTTCTTGAATCAATTCTGAGAACGCTTCTAATAAGACATCTATCCCTTTAACTTCTGCAAATCTACCTAAAAATAAAATCATTCTTTCTTTCATGTTATGTTTTTTTTTAAAATCAAATGGAATTTTTTGAAATGAATTCAAGTCAACCCCATTCCTAATAATTACTAATTTTTTTGAATCACAGTATTTTGAAAAAATTTCTTGTTCATATTCGTTTGCAACTATGATTTTTTTTGATTGTTTGATGATGAATTTTATCATGGGCTCCTGAATTTTATACAGAATTCTTTTTTTCCCTCTATTTTGAAAGTCTGGATGGGTGAACAGACCTCCTTGATCACTTGTTATCAATGGGATTTTCTTAATTTTTGATATAATTGCTGCTAAAAAACTCTGAAAACTACGAATACCTATAGTATGAATAATTTCTGGTTGGTCATTGATAATTTGTTTATACATTCCAAAATTTATAAAAAATAATTCTATATTGAAATACACATGAGATCTTCTGACTTTAAAATCATCTATTGACTCAATTCTAGGTAATCTTTTGTTAAATACTTTGGAATTATTTGAAAAATCTAGATCTGTAGTATATACAGTAACTTGGAACTGCTTTTTTGATACTTCCTTGGCTATATCTAATGCAAGAAAGAGTATGCCTCCAAATTGTGTGGCAGGTAAAAATGCTGGACATACAATCGCAATTTTCATTAATTATGCTTGTTTTCTACTTATTTTAGTTAATAACAACATTGGTAAAATCTATTCATTTTGACATCGATTTATCTGGTATCTGATTTAAAACATCTTGGAACTTAATTGATGGCTTGAATCCTAAATCTTTTTTTGCCTTAGAAATATCCATTTTAAAATTTCTTACTTCAAATGTTCTGTTTTTTTTCCTGTTGAATTTTATTTTCTTTTTAGAAAATTTTTCAATTTCGTGAATTAATTCTAATATTGTTTTAGATTCACCACTGCCTATATTATAAATTCCTGCCTTTTTTGAATCGATAACATTTAACAATCCTTTTGCTGCATCATTAAAATGAATTAGATCAATCTCTTGTTTTCCGCCAAAAACTGTGATTTTTTTGTTTTGTAACGCAATTTTAATCATTTTTGATATCCCTCTTTTTGAAAAATTCTCTCCGTAAAAATTTGTGAACCGTATAATA
It encodes:
- a CDS encoding glycosyltransferase family 4 protein — its product is MKIAIVCPAFLPATQFGGILFLALDIAKEVSKKQFQVTVYTTDLDFSNNSKVFNKRLPRIESIDDFKVRRSHVYFNIELFFINFGMYKQIINDQPEIIHTIGIRSFQSFLAAIISKIKKIPLITSDQGGLFTHPDFQNRGKKRILYKIQEPMIKFIIKQSKKIIVANEYEQEIFSKYCDSKKLVIIRNGVDLNSFQKIPFDFKKKHNMKERMILFLGRFAEVKGIDVLLEAFSELIQEKEFDNVKLVIMGTDFGYSKKMFKKIKEKKLNERVLTVIKPDREEVISAYHACEFLVLPSRWEMSPLTPLEGFACKKTTIGSRIHGIPYVIKDNENGLLFENENFVDLKEKMKQLLLNPEKCQKLGVEGYKMVEKSFNNKVMCEEIFKLYNLTLNLKNNNYD
- a CDS encoding SDR family NAD(P)-dependent oxidoreductase; the protein is MSILTKRSILVTGGTGSIGTALVKKAIHDKAKLIRVFSNDENGLYEMESEYGTQNIEYVIGDIQNEERVSELVKGIDIVFHAAALKHVDRCELNPLETINVNIIGTKNIAKAAQKENVKRMILISTDKAVNPIGVMGATKLLGEKLISAEASRKSKTIFASVRFGNVFQTRGSILPRIEQQIKNGGPITLTDKNMKRFFMTKDEAVKLIIHATNLAKGGETFILKMPLLRLEDLFEVMKEILAPKYGYDPKKIKTKLTGTRPGEKLTEYLLTNFEMSQALETKEFFILPSSFNYSTKITYPNSKKPKNLLNYFENIKPLTKKEIKSILNQIY
- a CDS encoding DegT/DnrJ/EryC1/StrS family aminotransferase; protein product: MIDRFGQEEIASVIQSIKNASLLSGYTNKFLGGETLQKFEKDFARFHNCKYGISVNSGTSALFVSQLAAGVKNNTKVAVPSITFTSTISQVVACGGIPVFTDIDSESYCMDFDFKKKVKFAIPVHLLGHPCKFEMIKKMKETGIFVIEDCAQAMGAKYKNKSVGSMGDCGIFSFQETKHITTLGEGGIIVTNNEEFAEKCRRIRNHGEYYKDDDDIGFNFRLTDTQTAFGLVQLKRLPSILKSFRKNANYIIKNLPEVIIPPMIPKNIDHSFLILGCKYDKKKSIVSREKFLEKLTKNRKKFLKNEQVSDIKGLNFRPGKIISSGYKTTQYDVPLYRKYRPKKKLQNAEDFIQNSFFLDIHRWRTKSEIDEELKILHRTSKQLSS
- a CDS encoding oligosaccharide flippase family protein: MSRFFSKIKNFGGLKDLTSIGIANIVSSGISGLFWFYLAALIGTEGYGELSYLLAIAGIASTVASIGSGYTTIVYTAKNINIIPATFIATIIGSSVAAIAIFFGLNNPALSAYVLLYVVFNLGTATLMGLKQFKKYAIFLISQKILMVALILSLFQFYQNTGVILGYALSFLIFIPVIYKEIKLKGIQFSVIKPRLGFMLNSYGTDLVKALSGHTDKLIIGPLFGLSLLGNYHLGMQFLVIATLLPNIIMQYTLPRDSSGQNNDKIKKIIIVFSIFIAITGIFIGPNLINWLFPQYIETIGIIQIMIIAIIPRTISLMFISKFLGMEKSKFVIIASVIFLGIQIPTIILLGESLGAIGIAISLVLAETMQAIFYILSNKMFVVSIK